The following coding sequences are from one Pelmatolapia mariae isolate MD_Pm_ZW linkage group LG4, Pm_UMD_F_2, whole genome shotgun sequence window:
- the thoc6 gene encoding THO complex subunit 6 homolog encodes MGPVELLHMSVFSQSFSPCGRFLAAGNNYGEIAVFSLSAALSPDATTLNQKPVLTFTAHEGPVFSLLSTDCHLLSAGNGEISAWSWSELTKKNVKPLWTRRPNYKSSLEIPEINSMTINPRDNSLVVGGGDNNIHVMDLENGVFKTVLQGHSDYVHCVTVREREAEILSGGEDGAVRVWDSRTGQCVHCIEVYKYEVCARPQYGKWISCVTTDSDWMLCGGGPSLSLWHLRSLSPTSIFNLSGCQRQATFHQDLILTVGEGAFVSHCLLSGEVKAQIPCTPQSLNTLQLNNNSTEHRVLTVGGGSDRIDVFTNLSYRAFSLRF; translated from the exons ATGGGTCCCGTGGAG ctgctgcacatgTCCGTGTTCTCTCAGAGTTTCTCTCCCTGCGGTCGCTTCCTGGCAGCTGGAAACAACTACGGCGAGATCGCAGTGTTCAG tttgtctgCAGCTCTGAGTCCAGACGCCACCACGCTCAACCAGAAACCTGTTCTGACCTTCACAG CTCATGAGGGGCCGGTCTTTTCCCTTCTGTCCACTGACTGCCACCTGCTGAGCGCGGGAAATGGCGAGATCAGCGCCTGGAGCTGGAGCGAGCTCACCAAGAAG AACGTCAAACCTCTGTGGACCCGAAGACCGAACTACAA ATCCAGCCTGGAGATCCCAGAGATCAACTCCATGACCATTAACCCCAGA gatAACAGCCTGGTGGTTGGAGGAGGCGATAACAACATCCATGTCATGGACCTGGAAAACGGTGTGTTCAAG ACGGTCCTTCAGGGTCACTCGGACTACGTCCACTGCGTGACTGTAAGAGAGAGGGAGGCGGAGATCCTGTCGGGGGGAGAGGACGGAGCAGTGAGGGTGTGGG ACAGCAGGACGGGTCAGTGCGTTCACTGCATCGAGGTCTACAAGTACGAG gtgtgtGCGCGTCCTCAGTACGGTAAATGGATCAGCTGCGTGACCACCGACTCCGACTGGATG CTGTGCGGCGGCGGAccgtctctgtctctgtggcaCCTCCGCTCGCTGTCACCGACCTCCATCTTTAACCTGAGCGGGTGCCAACGACAGGCCACCTTCCACCAGGACTTG ATCCTAACGGTGGGTGAAGGTGCGTTCGTGTCGCACTGCCTGCTGAGCGGCGAGGTCAAAGCTCAGATTCCCTGCACGCCACAGAGCCTGAACACGCTGCAgctcaacaacaacagcaccgAGCACCGG gtgctgACGGTCGGCGGCGGCAGCGACCGTATCGACGTGTTCACCAACCTGTCCTACAGAGCCTTCTCCCTCAGATTCTGA
- the si:dkey-89b17.4 gene encoding zinc finger protein 646 isoform X1: MAMHDMSRAKGFPCKECDMVCPSTPSLLEHMKAHYQQEETGRFECEQCGRIYKHAASLANHKKSHEVGSFQCPVCTRTLPNAVALKNHLRIHTLSPSSAHTEEESEEVPEEAGHDERDYGLTQDLSDGFGRSHLNNSGMGHSVLQSHETDEHGKKGSPESDDAWDRPFKCDQCDRTYRHHGSLVNHKKCHQQGTFKCSVCFKQFGNLAALNSHERTHSKFKTPGASMVSSSSSSSSLHDSERSTGTQSSQSEDTTACFCHLCQVALPNKADFQEHILLHNTASPTLSLPRSFPGIMPHNLSAVRSPAYTPALGDPLPLPLPPVPTEKRGPYDPIMGPPVNNPIYTCAYCGAGHPDLETLKVHYLTHDPHPPSHSQDSSILNSETLSSGSQSSVASPSGGRVPQANSPDDEERRFKCGECGKSYRHAGSLVNHKRCHQTGHYQCTICCKQYPHLAALHSHLRSHKGRPSNQPINNDSNDWLSPEPLTLDSQQSYVQEGSGATTPISLPGNLGEAAHFVPDGGHSSGLDSLEFHDRFDGSSLSQSSSAHRQADRHVCADCGEMYGDVSGIKSHMCPRRGQQQQQANMSNGFMGNMNYHSSSGTSLPAGSSSSLKEGGSQRQYPQSGGKRMGSNDKDDDDDGEVYQCSVCGNHYASLRALRSHLRSHANNPTGPGPSNLQQDWRMICCTCGQTFARKQDLLNHQLIHGPQRPDGQQQGIAGSSANGNEKMDGRSHICVDCGMFFADRHHLITHLCPGKNRGNSMNKPGLNGAKGMSGGDGVGGGVAGRSCDVGADGRRPMVDQSDKPHKCDQCGRGYRHPCSLLNHKKSHKTGVFRCLVCQKRYYNLLALKNHQRTHFDLKRHKCEECGKAFKIQKQLINHLRLHEEHRAKGLVRTGPNGSRFQQPDPSQMQTMRGEPSKGQVMGVKYSHQGFKKPYSSAGTSRPQKFDPAESARRPFACEECGKTYRHAGSLANHKNLHKIGEYHCNVCNSTYPNRLAMKNHLRLHFAQKKHNCQECGKGFRTQRQLATHTTAGLCKGPQGPGAQMDFECDGCCEGFATADELAAHDCPAQHLPSSSSTNTSTTISTEKNSVDMDSDERPYACDLCSCAYKHASSLLNHKHTHKTGNFRCNFCDKPYTNYMALRNHMRIHTQRKKHICHTCGKAFRLARFLRNHQKVHEEGATPFGCPTCGKSFQGRSGLARHRCGDNQVGMEVRRKATAPTGEGEECRYTCDQCGRSYRHASSLLNHKNTHTVGIYHCAVCLKTYSNLLALKNHRRIHSETRRHRCHDCGKAFRVSSQLYNHRRVHQKQRELTCRSCQRAFPTQASFRLHMEITHGQTPQPRQPRTQQPRPGGSQDLGWGSGLDLTLMQEQGLNPSNVAKVRGQGSNSEVVKSHVCDQCGRSYRHASSLLNHKNSHKTGTYFCSSCQKEFPNLMSLKNHRRIHTEPKRYQCPDCGKSFRVSTQLICHRRIHTKEKPFSCQQCDKRFSSKSNLRHHMKVHWSGSSAPPPMSVGAPNFLDLRPVVSSSSSRSFVCGQCGRSYRHASSLLNHKNSHKTGTYFCSSCQKEFPNLMSLKNHRRIHTEPKRYQCPDCGKSFRVSTALICHRRIHTKEKPFSCQQCDKRFSSKSNLRHHMKVHWKSPLLSRSRSSAFLAVSSRPF; the protein is encoded by the exons ATGGCAATGCATGATATGAGTCGTGCCAAGGGTTTCCCCTGTAAAGAATGTGATATGGTTTGCCCGAGTACTCCAAGTCTTCTAGAACATATGAAAGCACATTATCAGCAAGAAGAGACCGGTCGTTTTGAGTGTGAACAGTGTGGACGAATTTATAAACACGCAGCTAGTCTAGCCAATCATAAAAAATCTCACGAAGTTGGATCATTCCAGTGTCCCGTTTGTACACGTACGCTGCCCAACGCAGTAGCTTTGAAAAATCACTTACGGATCCATACTTTATCCCCTAGTAGTgcacacacagaggaagaaaGCGAGGAAGTGCCCGAAGAAGCCGGCCACGACGAGAGGGACTACGGTCTCACCCAGGACCTCTCGGACGGGTTTGGGCGCTCCCATTTGAACAATAGTGGTATGGGACATAGTGTCCTGCAAAGCCACGAGACAGACGAACACGGAAAAAAAGGCTCCCCTGAATCCGACGACGCTTGGGACAGACCTTTCAAGTGTGATCAGTGTGACAGAACTTACCGGCACCACGGTAGCCTGGTGAACCACAAGAAGTGTCACCAACAAGGAACGTTTAAGTGCTCTGTGTGTTTCAAACAATTTGGCAACCTGGCTGCCTTAAACAGCCACGAGAGAACTCACTCGAAGTTCAAGACCCCTGGGGCCTCAATGgtgagcagcagcagtagcagcagcagcctccacGACTCGGAGCGCAGCACTGGCACTCAGTCATCTCAAAGTGAAGACACCACCGCCTGTTTCTGCCACCTCTGCCAGGTAGCGCTGCCAAATAAGGCAGATTTCCAAGAACACATCCTGCTGCACAACACTGCTTCACCCACCCTCAGCCTGCCACGGAGTTTTCCAGGCATCATGCCTCATAATCTGAGTGCTGTTCGATCCCCGGCATACACGCCGGCGCTGGGGGACCCTCTGCCTCTGCCTCTGCCACCAGTGCCAACTGAGAAGAGGGGCCCCTATGACCCCATTATGGGCCCTCCAGTCAACAACCCCATCTATACATGTGCATACTGTGGCGCAGGACACCCAGATCTGGAGACACTGAAAGTCCATTATCTAACTCATGatccccaccctccctcccatAGTCAGGACAGCTCCATCCTCAACTCGGAGACTCTAAGTTCTGGATCCCAGAGCTCGGTGGCCTCCCCGTCAGGAGGTCGTGTGCCCCAGGCTAATTCTCCAGATGATGAAGAGCGGCGCTTTAAGTGTGGGGAGTGTGGCAAAAGTTACCGGCATGCAGGGAGCCTGGTCAACCACAAACGCTGCCACCAAACGGGCCACTACCAGTGCACCATCTGCTGTAAGCAGTACCCTCACCTGGCAGCACTACATAGCCACCTACGAAGCCACAAGGGTCGTCCTTCCAATCAGCCTATTAACAATGACAGCAACGACTGGCTATCCCCAGAGCCCCTGACTCTGGACTCGCAGCAGAGCTACGTCCAGGAAGGTAGTGGTGCCACCACTCCAATCTCCCTGCCAGGAAATCTCGGCGAAGCTGCCCACTTTGTACCAGACGGAGGCCACAGCAGTGGGCTAGACTCTCTTGAGTTCCATGATCGCTTTGATGGCAGCTCACTCTCTCAGAGCAGCTCTGCTCACCGGCAAGCCGACAGACACGTATGTGCCGACTGCGGTGAGATGTATGGCGATGTGTCTGGCATCAAGTCGCACATGTGTCCCCGCCgtggccagcagcagcagcaggccaaTATGTCCAATGGTTTTATGGGGAATATGAACTACCATAGCTCCAGTGGAACCTCGCTGCCTGCTGGAAGCTCCAGCAGCCTGAAAGAAGGCGGCAGTCAACGACAGTATCCTCAAAGTGGGGGCAAGAGAATGGGAAGCAATGACAaagatgacgatgatgatggaGAGGTGTATCAGTGCTCAGTTTGTGGCAACCACTATGCTAGTTTGAGAGCTCTCAGAAGTCACCTGCGTAGTCATGCCAACAACCCCACAGGGCCAGGACCCTCCAACCTGCAGCAGGACTGGAGGATGATCTGCTGTACCTGTGGCCAGACTTTTGCCAGAAAGCAGGATCTCCTGAATCATCAGTTAATCCATGGGCCCCAAAGGCCAGATGGTCAGCAACAGGGTATTGCAGGGAGTTCAGCCAATGGCAACGAAAAGATGGATGGCCGGAGCCacatttgtgttgactgtgGCATGTTTTTCGCCGATCGCCACCACCTGATCACCCACCTGTGCCCTGGGAAGAATCGAGGTAACTCGATGAACAAACCCGGCCTAAATGGAGCCAAAGGGATGTCTGGAGGAGACGGCGTTGGCGGTGGTGTCGCTGGAAGAAGTTGTGACGTTGGCGCAGATGGACGTAGGCCAATGGTTGATCAGAGTGACAAGCCCCACAAGTGTGACCAATGTGGGCGAGGATACAGACACCCATGCTCTCTCCTTAACCACAAGAAGTCCCACAAGACCGGTGTTTTCCGTTGCCTTGTGTGCCAAAAACGTTACTACAACCTGCTGGCTCTCAAGAATCACCAAAGGACCCACTTTGACTTAAAGAG GCACAAGTGTGAAGAATGTGGCAAAGCCTTCAAGATCCAAAAGCAATTGATCAACCATCTCCGTCTCCATGAAGAACACCGAGCCAAAGGTCTTGTTCGGACCGGCCCAAACGGTTCCCGCTTCCAGCAGCCTGACCCATCTCAAATGCAGACTATGAGAGGGGAGCCATCGAAGGGCCAGGTGATGGGGGTCAAATACAGCCACCAAGGGTTCAAAAAGCCCTACTCGTCAGCCGGTACTTCCAGGCCCCAGAAGTTTGATCCTGCCGAAAGTGCACGGCGGCCGTTTGCCTGTGAAGAATGTGGAAAGACTTACCGCCATGCGGGCAGCCTGGCCAATCACAAGAACCTTCACAAAATTGGAGAGTACCACTGCAATGTTTGCAACTCTACATATCCGAACAGACTGGCAATGAAAAACCACCTTCGTCTCCATTTTGCCCAAAAGAAGCACAACTGCCAAGAGTGTGGCAAGGGCTTCCGCACCCAAAGGCAGCTCGCTACCCACACTACAGCCGGCCTGTGCAAAGGCCCACAAGGCCCTGGCGCTCAGATGGATTTCGAGTGCGACGGCTGCTGCGAAGGCTTTGCCACAGCTGACGAGCTCGCGGCTCATGACTGTCCAGCCCAGCACCTGCCTTCATCGTCCTCCACCAACACCTCGACAACCATTAGTACCGAGAAGAACTCGGTAGACATGGACTCTGACGAGAGGCCCTATGCCTGCGACCTATGCAGCTGCGCCTACAAACACGCCAGCTCCCTGTTGAACCACAAGCACACCCACAAGACCGGAAACTTCAGGTGTAACTTCTGCGACAAGCCCTATACCAACTACATGGCTCTACGCAACCACATGCGCATCCACACGCAGCGGAAGAAGCACATCTGCCACACATGTGGGAAAGCCTTCCGACTGGCCCGGTTCCTCCGCAACCACCAGAAAGTCCACGAGGAAGGCGCCACCCCGTTTGGCTGCCCCACCTGTGGGAAGAGTTTCCAGGGGAGGTCCGGTCTGGCCAGGCACCGCTGCGGGGACAACCAGGTAGGCATGGAAGTCAGGAGGAAGGCCACTGCACCCACGGGAGAGGGCGAAGAGTGTCGGTACAC ATGTGATCAGTGCGGCCGTTCCTACCGCCATGCCAGCTCCCTCCTCAACCACAAGAACACCCATACTGTCGGCATCTACCACTGCGCCGTGTGCCTCAAGACCTACTCCAACCTGCTTGCCCTGAAGAACCATCGCCGTATCCACTCTGAGACGCGGCGCCACCGATGCCACGACTGCGGAAAGGCCTTTCGAGTTTCCTCCCAGCTCTACAACCACCGGCGCGTCCACCAGAAGCAGCGGGAGCTGACCTGCCGGTCCTGCCAGCGAGCCTTTCCCACGCAGGCTAGCTTCAGGCTCCACATGGAGATCACTCATGGCCAGACACCGCAGCCCCGCCAGCCCAGAACCCAGCAGCCCCGCCCAGGGGGCTCCCAGGACCTGGGCTGGGGGTCAGGCCTGGACCTCACCCTGATGCAAGAGCAAGGACTCAATCCCAGCAACGTGGCCAAAGTCCGCGGCCAAGGGAGCAACAGCGAGGTCGTCAAGTCCCATGTCTGTGACCAGTGCGGTCGCTCGTACCGCCACGCCAGCTCCCTGCTCAACCACAAGAACAGCCACAAGACCGGGACCTACTTCTGCAGCTCGTGCCAGAAGGAGTTCCCCAACCTGATGTCCCTGAAGAACCACCGGCGCATCCACACTGAGCCCAAACGCTACCAGTGTCCTGACTGCGGGAAGTCCTTCAGGGTGTCCACTCAGCTCATCTGTCACCGCCGCATCCACACCAAGGAGAAGCCGTTCTCCTGCCAGCAGTGCGACAAGCGCTTCTCCTCCAAGTCCAACCTGAGGCACCACATGAAGGTGCACTGGAGCGGCTCATCGGC
- the si:dkey-89b17.4 gene encoding zinc finger protein 646 isoform X2, with the protein MAMHDMSRAKGFPCKECDMVCPSTPSLLEHMKAHYQQEETGRFECEQCGRIYKHAASLANHKKSHEVGSFQCPVCTRTLPNAVALKNHLRIHTLSPSSAHTEEESEEVPEEAGHDERDYGLTQDLSDGFGRSHLNNSGMGHSVLQSHETDEHGKKGSPESDDAWDRPFKCDQCDRTYRHHGSLVNHKKCHQQGTFKCSVCFKQFGNLAALNSHERTHSKFKTPGASMVSSSSSSSSLHDSERSTGTQSSQSEDTTACFCHLCQVALPNKADFQEHILLHNTASPTLSLPRSFPGIMPHNLSAVRSPAYTPALGDPLPLPLPPVPTEKRGPYDPIMGPPVNNPIYTCAYCGAGHPDLETLKVHYLTHDPHPPSHSQDSSILNSETLSSGSQSSVASPSGGRVPQANSPDDEERRFKCGECGKSYRHAGSLVNHKRCHQTGHYQCTICCKQYPHLAALHSHLRSHKGRPSNQPINNDSNDWLSPEPLTLDSQQSYVQEGSGATTPISLPGNLGEAAHFVPDGGHSSGLDSLEFHDRFDGSSLSQSSSAHRQADRHVCADCGEMYGDVSGIKSHMCPRRGQQQQQANMSNGFMGNMNYHSSSGTSLPAGSSSSLKEGGSQRQYPQSGGKRMGSNDKDDDDDGEVYQCSVCGNHYASLRALRSHLRSHANNPTGPGPSNLQQDWRMICCTCGQTFARKQDLLNHQLIHGPQRPDGQQQGIAGSSANGNEKMDGRSHICVDCGMFFADRHHLITHLCPGKNRGNSMNKPGLNGAKGMSGGDGVGGGVAGRSCDVGADGRRPMVDQSDKPHKCDQCGRGYRHPCSLLNHKKSHKTGVFRCLVCQKRYYNLLALKNHQRTHFDLKRHKCEECGKAFKIQKQLINHLRLHEEHRAKGLVRTGPNGSRFQQPDPSQMQTMRGEPSKGQVMGVKYSHQGFKKPYSSAGTSRPQKFDPAESARRPFACEECGKTYRHAGSLANHKNLHKIGEYHCNVCNSTYPNRLAMKNHLRLHFAQKKHNCQECGKGFRTQRQLATHTTAGLCKGPQGPGAQMDFECDGCCEGFATADELAAHDCPAQHLPSSSSTNTSTTISTEKNSVDMDSDERPYACDLCSCAYKHASSLLNHKHTHKTGNFRCNFCDKPYTNYMALRNHMRIHTQRKKHICHTCGKAFRLARFLRNHQKVHEEGATPFGCPTCGKSFQGRSGLARHRCGDNQVGMEVRRKATAPTGEGEECRYTCDQCGRSYRHASSLLNHKNTHTVGIYHCAVCLKTYSNLLALKNHRRIHSETRRHRCHDCGKAFRVSSQLYNHRRVHQKQRELTCRSCQRAFPTQASFRLHMEITHGQTPQPRQPRTQQPRPGGSQDLGWGSGLDLTLMQEQGLNPSNVAKVRGQGSNSEVVKSHVCDQCGRSYRHASSLLNHKNSHKTGTYFCSSCQKEFPNLMSLKNHRRIHTEPKRYQCPDCGKSFRVSTQLICHRRIHTKEKPFSCQQCDKRFSSKSNLRHHMKVHWSGSSAPPPMSVGAPNFLAPV; encoded by the exons ATGGCAATGCATGATATGAGTCGTGCCAAGGGTTTCCCCTGTAAAGAATGTGATATGGTTTGCCCGAGTACTCCAAGTCTTCTAGAACATATGAAAGCACATTATCAGCAAGAAGAGACCGGTCGTTTTGAGTGTGAACAGTGTGGACGAATTTATAAACACGCAGCTAGTCTAGCCAATCATAAAAAATCTCACGAAGTTGGATCATTCCAGTGTCCCGTTTGTACACGTACGCTGCCCAACGCAGTAGCTTTGAAAAATCACTTACGGATCCATACTTTATCCCCTAGTAGTgcacacacagaggaagaaaGCGAGGAAGTGCCCGAAGAAGCCGGCCACGACGAGAGGGACTACGGTCTCACCCAGGACCTCTCGGACGGGTTTGGGCGCTCCCATTTGAACAATAGTGGTATGGGACATAGTGTCCTGCAAAGCCACGAGACAGACGAACACGGAAAAAAAGGCTCCCCTGAATCCGACGACGCTTGGGACAGACCTTTCAAGTGTGATCAGTGTGACAGAACTTACCGGCACCACGGTAGCCTGGTGAACCACAAGAAGTGTCACCAACAAGGAACGTTTAAGTGCTCTGTGTGTTTCAAACAATTTGGCAACCTGGCTGCCTTAAACAGCCACGAGAGAACTCACTCGAAGTTCAAGACCCCTGGGGCCTCAATGgtgagcagcagcagtagcagcagcagcctccacGACTCGGAGCGCAGCACTGGCACTCAGTCATCTCAAAGTGAAGACACCACCGCCTGTTTCTGCCACCTCTGCCAGGTAGCGCTGCCAAATAAGGCAGATTTCCAAGAACACATCCTGCTGCACAACACTGCTTCACCCACCCTCAGCCTGCCACGGAGTTTTCCAGGCATCATGCCTCATAATCTGAGTGCTGTTCGATCCCCGGCATACACGCCGGCGCTGGGGGACCCTCTGCCTCTGCCTCTGCCACCAGTGCCAACTGAGAAGAGGGGCCCCTATGACCCCATTATGGGCCCTCCAGTCAACAACCCCATCTATACATGTGCATACTGTGGCGCAGGACACCCAGATCTGGAGACACTGAAAGTCCATTATCTAACTCATGatccccaccctccctcccatAGTCAGGACAGCTCCATCCTCAACTCGGAGACTCTAAGTTCTGGATCCCAGAGCTCGGTGGCCTCCCCGTCAGGAGGTCGTGTGCCCCAGGCTAATTCTCCAGATGATGAAGAGCGGCGCTTTAAGTGTGGGGAGTGTGGCAAAAGTTACCGGCATGCAGGGAGCCTGGTCAACCACAAACGCTGCCACCAAACGGGCCACTACCAGTGCACCATCTGCTGTAAGCAGTACCCTCACCTGGCAGCACTACATAGCCACCTACGAAGCCACAAGGGTCGTCCTTCCAATCAGCCTATTAACAATGACAGCAACGACTGGCTATCCCCAGAGCCCCTGACTCTGGACTCGCAGCAGAGCTACGTCCAGGAAGGTAGTGGTGCCACCACTCCAATCTCCCTGCCAGGAAATCTCGGCGAAGCTGCCCACTTTGTACCAGACGGAGGCCACAGCAGTGGGCTAGACTCTCTTGAGTTCCATGATCGCTTTGATGGCAGCTCACTCTCTCAGAGCAGCTCTGCTCACCGGCAAGCCGACAGACACGTATGTGCCGACTGCGGTGAGATGTATGGCGATGTGTCTGGCATCAAGTCGCACATGTGTCCCCGCCgtggccagcagcagcagcaggccaaTATGTCCAATGGTTTTATGGGGAATATGAACTACCATAGCTCCAGTGGAACCTCGCTGCCTGCTGGAAGCTCCAGCAGCCTGAAAGAAGGCGGCAGTCAACGACAGTATCCTCAAAGTGGGGGCAAGAGAATGGGAAGCAATGACAaagatgacgatgatgatggaGAGGTGTATCAGTGCTCAGTTTGTGGCAACCACTATGCTAGTTTGAGAGCTCTCAGAAGTCACCTGCGTAGTCATGCCAACAACCCCACAGGGCCAGGACCCTCCAACCTGCAGCAGGACTGGAGGATGATCTGCTGTACCTGTGGCCAGACTTTTGCCAGAAAGCAGGATCTCCTGAATCATCAGTTAATCCATGGGCCCCAAAGGCCAGATGGTCAGCAACAGGGTATTGCAGGGAGTTCAGCCAATGGCAACGAAAAGATGGATGGCCGGAGCCacatttgtgttgactgtgGCATGTTTTTCGCCGATCGCCACCACCTGATCACCCACCTGTGCCCTGGGAAGAATCGAGGTAACTCGATGAACAAACCCGGCCTAAATGGAGCCAAAGGGATGTCTGGAGGAGACGGCGTTGGCGGTGGTGTCGCTGGAAGAAGTTGTGACGTTGGCGCAGATGGACGTAGGCCAATGGTTGATCAGAGTGACAAGCCCCACAAGTGTGACCAATGTGGGCGAGGATACAGACACCCATGCTCTCTCCTTAACCACAAGAAGTCCCACAAGACCGGTGTTTTCCGTTGCCTTGTGTGCCAAAAACGTTACTACAACCTGCTGGCTCTCAAGAATCACCAAAGGACCCACTTTGACTTAAAGAG GCACAAGTGTGAAGAATGTGGCAAAGCCTTCAAGATCCAAAAGCAATTGATCAACCATCTCCGTCTCCATGAAGAACACCGAGCCAAAGGTCTTGTTCGGACCGGCCCAAACGGTTCCCGCTTCCAGCAGCCTGACCCATCTCAAATGCAGACTATGAGAGGGGAGCCATCGAAGGGCCAGGTGATGGGGGTCAAATACAGCCACCAAGGGTTCAAAAAGCCCTACTCGTCAGCCGGTACTTCCAGGCCCCAGAAGTTTGATCCTGCCGAAAGTGCACGGCGGCCGTTTGCCTGTGAAGAATGTGGAAAGACTTACCGCCATGCGGGCAGCCTGGCCAATCACAAGAACCTTCACAAAATTGGAGAGTACCACTGCAATGTTTGCAACTCTACATATCCGAACAGACTGGCAATGAAAAACCACCTTCGTCTCCATTTTGCCCAAAAGAAGCACAACTGCCAAGAGTGTGGCAAGGGCTTCCGCACCCAAAGGCAGCTCGCTACCCACACTACAGCCGGCCTGTGCAAAGGCCCACAAGGCCCTGGCGCTCAGATGGATTTCGAGTGCGACGGCTGCTGCGAAGGCTTTGCCACAGCTGACGAGCTCGCGGCTCATGACTGTCCAGCCCAGCACCTGCCTTCATCGTCCTCCACCAACACCTCGACAACCATTAGTACCGAGAAGAACTCGGTAGACATGGACTCTGACGAGAGGCCCTATGCCTGCGACCTATGCAGCTGCGCCTACAAACACGCCAGCTCCCTGTTGAACCACAAGCACACCCACAAGACCGGAAACTTCAGGTGTAACTTCTGCGACAAGCCCTATACCAACTACATGGCTCTACGCAACCACATGCGCATCCACACGCAGCGGAAGAAGCACATCTGCCACACATGTGGGAAAGCCTTCCGACTGGCCCGGTTCCTCCGCAACCACCAGAAAGTCCACGAGGAAGGCGCCACCCCGTTTGGCTGCCCCACCTGTGGGAAGAGTTTCCAGGGGAGGTCCGGTCTGGCCAGGCACCGCTGCGGGGACAACCAGGTAGGCATGGAAGTCAGGAGGAAGGCCACTGCACCCACGGGAGAGGGCGAAGAGTGTCGGTACAC ATGTGATCAGTGCGGCCGTTCCTACCGCCATGCCAGCTCCCTCCTCAACCACAAGAACACCCATACTGTCGGCATCTACCACTGCGCCGTGTGCCTCAAGACCTACTCCAACCTGCTTGCCCTGAAGAACCATCGCCGTATCCACTCTGAGACGCGGCGCCACCGATGCCACGACTGCGGAAAGGCCTTTCGAGTTTCCTCCCAGCTCTACAACCACCGGCGCGTCCACCAGAAGCAGCGGGAGCTGACCTGCCGGTCCTGCCAGCGAGCCTTTCCCACGCAGGCTAGCTTCAGGCTCCACATGGAGATCACTCATGGCCAGACACCGCAGCCCCGCCAGCCCAGAACCCAGCAGCCCCGCCCAGGGGGCTCCCAGGACCTGGGCTGGGGGTCAGGCCTGGACCTCACCCTGATGCAAGAGCAAGGACTCAATCCCAGCAACGTGGCCAAAGTCCGCGGCCAAGGGAGCAACAGCGAGGTCGTCAAGTCCCATGTCTGTGACCAGTGCGGTCGCTCGTACCGCCACGCCAGCTCCCTGCTCAACCACAAGAACAGCCACAAGACCGGGACCTACTTCTGCAGCTCGTGCCAGAAGGAGTTCCCCAACCTGATGTCCCTGAAGAACCACCGGCGCATCCACACTGAGCCCAAACGCTACCAGTGTCCTGACTGCGGGAAGTCCTTCAGGGTGTCCACTCAGCTCATCTGTCACCGCCGCATCCACACCAAGGAGAAGCCGTTCTCCTGCCAGCAGTGCGACAAGCGCTTCTCCTCCAAGTCCAACCTGAGGCACCACATGAAGGTGCACTGGAGCGGCTCATCGGC